Within the Thermosynechococcus sichuanensis E542 genome, the region CCTGCTGCAAGCATGGGGGCGGCGCTATGCGGAGCGTTAAACCCTCGCCCACCCAAGAAAAGCCGTGGCTGCACGCCCTTTTGATTGTCATTGCTATCGGCTACTTAGCCTTGGTGCTTTTGATTCCAGCGGCCAATGTCCTTTTCCAAGCCTTTCACAAGGGAGTCCTGCCCTTTCTGGAAAATTTGCTGGAGCCAGATTTTCTGCATGCGGTGTGGCTGACGTTTGCCCTTGCCTTGGTAGTCGTGCCCTTAAACACGGTCTTTGGCCTCTGTGCCGCTTGGGCGATCGCCCGCCATCGCTTTCCGGGCCGCACCCTGTTGCTCAGCATGATTGACTTACCCTTTTCCATCTCCCCCGTTGTTGCCGGACTGATGCTCGTACTGGTCTATGGCCGCAATGGCTGGTTTGGCGGCTGGCTGCAAGCTTTAGATATTCGCGTTATTTTCTCTTTTCCGGGGATGGTGCTGGCAACGGCCTTTGTGAGTTTGCCCTTTGTGGCGCGAGAAGTCATCCCTGTCCTAGAAGAAATTGGCACTGAGCAGGAGGAAGCCGCAAAAACCCTAGGCGCCAATGAGTGGCAAACCTTTTGGCGAGTCACCCTGCCCAATATCCGCTGGGGGCTGCTCTATGGGGTCTTGTTGACCAATGCGCGGGTAATGGGGGAGTTTGGCGCAGTGGCAGTGGTTTCTGGTAATGTGGCGGGTTTGACGCAAACCCTGCCCCTCTTTGTGGAAGATGCCTACAAAAACTACAACACAGAGTCGGCCTACGCCGCAGCCGTGATCCTTGGTCTCTTGGCCTTGGTGACACTGGTGGTGAAGGAAATTTTAGAGCGCAAAACCGGCATCAAGCCCAATGCTTAGGACGTACCCAAGACGCGCAAAATCGAGGGCACAGCTTCAATATCGGCCATCTGGGCAATCTCGGCCATGGCTTGACGAAACTCCCCTTCGCGCACATGGTGGGTGACAATCACAATTTCTGCCAGTTCATTATGGCTGCCAATTTGTACAAGGGATTCCAAGCTGACATTGTGGTTGCCAAAACAGGTGCCCAGTTTCCCCAAAACCCCCGGATGATCTTGGGCATGGACACGGGCATAGAAGCGACTATCCACCTCCGCCATCGGCAGCAGCGACACAAACTGATCGGGCTGGCAGGTCAGCAAGGGGTGGCTGGCACGGCCTTGGGGTAGAAGGGCAGCAATGTTGATTAAATCCGCTACGACGGCACTGGCGGTTGCCCCTGCACCAGCACCGGGACCATAGAACATGACCTGTCCCAAAGGCTCTGCCTCTAGGAGAATGGCATTAAAGACGCCATTCACGCCGGCAAGGGGATGCTCGAGGGGCACGAGGGTCGGATGAACGCGCACCTCTAGGGGTTGACCCTTCAGTTGGCGAGCGATCGCCAGCAGTTTAATGCGAAATCCTAGCTTTTCCGCATAGGCAATATCCACGGCGGTGATGTCACGAATGCCTTCGCAATACACTTCCTCACGGCGAATCCGTCCGCCAAAGGCAAGGCTAGCAAGAATAGCAATTTTATCCGCTGCATCCCACCCCTCAATGTCAGCACTGGGATCCGCTTCGGCATACCCTAGGCGTTGGGCATCGGCAAGGATGGGGGCAAAATCTCCCTGCTCCTGTTGCATGCGGGTCAAGATGTAGTTGGTGGTGCCATTGAGAATGCCGCTGACACTGTGGATACGATTGGCGCCTAGGCTCTGTTTCAGGGCTTGAATGACGGGAATCCCACCAGCTACAGCCGCTTCCAGCATC harbors:
- a CDS encoding homoserine dehydrogenase codes for the protein MYHIGLLGLGTVGGGVAQILADPAGRHPLLKELAIAQVGVRDPHKPRAVALDPQLLTTDLESIVTNPAIDIVVEVLGGIEPARSLILKAIAHGKHIVTANKAVIARHGAEIFDAANAQGVYVMLEAAVAGGIPVIQALKQSLGANRIHSVSGILNGTTNYILTRMQQEQGDFAPILADAQRLGYAEADPSADIEGWDAADKIAILASLAFGGRIRREEVYCEGIRDITAVDIAYAEKLGFRIKLLAIARQLKGQPLEVRVHPTLVPLEHPLAGVNGVFNAILLEAEPLGQVMFYGPGAGAGATASAVVADLINIAALLPQGRASHPLLTCQPDQFVSLLPMAEVDSRFYARVHAQDHPGVLGKLGTCFGNHNVSLESLVQIGSHNELAEIVIVTHHVREGEFRQAMAEIAQMADIEAVPSILRVLGTS
- the cysW gene encoding sulfate ABC transporter permease subunit CysW is translated as MRSVKPSPTQEKPWLHALLIVIAIGYLALVLLIPAANVLFQAFHKGVLPFLENLLEPDFLHAVWLTFALALVVVPLNTVFGLCAAWAIARHRFPGRTLLLSMIDLPFSISPVVAGLMLVLVYGRNGWFGGWLQALDIRVIFSFPGMVLATAFVSLPFVAREVIPVLEEIGTEQEEAAKTLGANEWQTFWRVTLPNIRWGLLYGVLLTNARVMGEFGAVAVVSGNVAGLTQTLPLFVEDAYKNYNTESAYAAAVILGLLALVTLVVKEILERKTGIKPNA